Part of the Panicum virgatum strain AP13 chromosome 4N, P.virgatum_v5, whole genome shotgun sequence genome is shown below.
CCTAATTCATACGACATAACTAAACTCGATCTTCCTGTTGAATAAACCCCAGGCCAACACCCCTTGCATCTGTATACTGATTTGGAGATTAATATCTTCTGTAGCCCAATTTGTAAAGGACTACAAAGAAATTAAATGAAACCTAACCTtgatttttcttctctttcttctcctgCCTTGATTGGTTGCCTGCTCCCTCCTTCCAGGCGTAGGCCGCAACAAACGAGCTGCCAAGGGCAGTTGGCAGCAGCACGTCCCCCCACCCTAGGTCTCCTCTGTGTTTTCTGGGAGGAGCAGCGTGTTGCCTGGATGCGGCACGAGAGGCGGTGGGGGCTGGATCCAATCGGTGGAAGGAGAAAATAGGGGAGGGCGGCACAGAATAGGAGTAGGCAAAACTGCTGACGTAGGTAGATAGAAACAGAAAACCTAAGCCACATCTAGTAAAACGGATTcgcttcgacgagctctacGCAATCATGGTCTCCGATCATCCATCCGATCAATGATTGACAAAGTCAAATTTTGATCAACTCCCTAATCTTTCTTGACTTGAAATTAAAAATTATCTGAATTATTGggatattatattttttttaaaaaatttatcccTCCTGCACGTCTGAGCATGAGATCCTAGAAAAATGTTGCACATTTTTAATTAAATATTGcgaccttttttatttttattttctcaatcttcttcttccttttagTTCTACATTCATATGTATGTGAAACCCCCGCCCATTCACTGACCCACACACCCGCTGTCCCAAAAAGATAGAAAGCAGAGTAGAGCACGGAACCAACAATGACAGGGTGTACTGTTGGAGCAAGTCAAATGCTTATTCGCTACTTCTACTGGCACTGCACATGCGTTGCTTGGTAGCTGCAGCGCTCGTTCCCCGCTTCTTTACTGCGGCGCACGATCGCCGAATAGCGCCCCCCCCTCCTAACCTGCTTGGTTTCCCAGCGCTACTGCTCCTCGCCTCCTAACCTGTTTGGTTCCCAGCGCTAGAACTACTCGctattttgaccactaattagtggTATTAAAGAAAGATAGTTCACAAAATGAGCTTTAACCCTTGCTAATTcgagagacgaatctaatgagatctttgatcgtatgattagaggatggttattaCAATATTGCTGTAGCtcatcatgaattaattaagctCGTTAAATTCGTCGCGCAAAGTTGCACCCATgtgtgaaaagattttgcaaatatattttatttagtactttatgcatACAAATTCCCTACTAGAAATTTCTAGAAGAGAAGAACCAAAGGGTTGCTGCTTCGCTCCTACTACCAGGGTGGATGTAATATCGAAGTTTAGGAGGGGgttcctcttctttttttttcttcttctactttttacccccccccctctttatCATCGCCCATGGTTGAAAATTGTTCTTTTTTCGGGGTGGGGGCACTTGCCCCCTCTTTGCCACGCTGGAACCTCCTCTGTCAGTTGCAACTCTATGATCTCTATCTTCTATCTGCCCACCCGTTGACCTAAACAGAAACGGAAAGTGATACCATTGTCATTGAGGTTCCAGCGGACAAGAGAGATGCAAGGTACTTGTGGAAGATGGCGTCCGACGTTACTAATGTGTCGAATGGTTTTGCATTTCTAGAAATTTTTTACAGTTTACTATGTATTTTTCAAACTTTTAGCAATTTAACAATTATTCAGAAATGTTAAactcaaaaaaaatcatcagcGCAATTTTGCTACCCAGCCCTTCTTTACTCACTTTCTCTTTTTAGTTGACTTGCCCAACCTAAGGTCGTACCTGATCAGTCCAGCTGCATCATATCTCAATTTTAATCCGTCCTCCAACGTTGTCTCACCGTAAATCTCTCTTAGTTTCTACCTAAGTACATAGTACTGCTCGAGCACTACTACCATTAGTTGCCGTACGTACTACTCTAAgcttttttttctaatttttttgtatCAAGTTGACGCTGGCTGCAAAGATATACTACCAAATGAAGGGCAAAGGCAAAAGCCTGCATAACATTTATAATGAAAAATAACTTTTTTTAAGCCATCTCAGTTGGCATGAAGAGGTTAAAGGTCTGTAAGACCAGTCTCAATGCATAATTTCATCACACGGTTATCTAGACCAAAGACTAAGTAAGCGAaccagatgagttttatggggATAAAACTCCTTTCACATCTCATGAAactctcttctctttcttcatAAATAttttgccacatcagcaaaattaaATACCATAAAATTCTCATGAAACTctactgagactggcctaacgTGTGGCCTGCCTGTTCATTTCTCACACCATAATAAGTTAATAACTGGCGTTAAAAAGGCGGATAAAAgcaaattatttatttttttaaaaaaaatcctacCCTCTCGTTCCTGTTGGCTGTTGCCCACCCCTCCGGCCCTCTCCTGGCTCCGTGTGCATGGAGCAGCTGGCCAGCACAACTTGATGTGAGAGAAATAGAGCACCCAGCCGCCGaaccatcaccatcaccatgACACAGCACCTGCTGGATGCTGGGGGAGGCAGCTCGGCAGAGCAAGCTGCAAGCGGAGGATCGAGAGCGCGCGCGGCTTCTTTCCCCGCTGCCCCTGCCCCCCTGTTTGGGATTGGACTTTAGGTAATGCACCCGGAGGTTATTCTCAGTCTCGAAAATATCTCCTAATCTGTCTGCAGGGCCTCGGTATTGGGTAACAAGAGCGTCCGAAAGGTGCTCGGTGCCAATCAAGACGCCGAGGATCGGGAAGCCCGCCGATCACTTAGGAGGACAAGCCTGAGGACCACAACCTGTGAAGCGTCGAGGGGATCACCTTCGggaggccgaaggtgacgattGATCGCCCAGGAGCACAAGCCTGAAGACCACAACCTGCGAAGCATCGAGGGGATCACCTTCGggaggccgaaggtgacgatcGATCGCTCAGGAGCACAAGCCTGAAGGCTAGAACCTGCGAAGGCTCTCGAAACCCGAAGAATATTGAGTGCAGAATGCAACCCGGGACGAAGGTCTTCAGAACCTTCGTCCGGAGTAGGTGTGCGTGTGaaacgtgaatacgtgagaaTGTCGAATTTGTGCACCTCTCATTGTGTAATTTTACCCTGAAACCATctgtaagtgagctgtaaatgagttggaggAGGGCAATTCGAGAATATCTGGCTGAGGGCCAAGGGTATAAATAGTCCCTCTTTCCACAGtataaagggttgaattttctggttatttacTGGAGAATTAAGTACCTACTTTCATTACTATTTTTATATTGTTCCTGCTATCTATTTGGACATTTAAGAAGTAAggacccccaccccacccccggctgcctatatatacccttTCCTCCCGTCGATCTCCTCCCACCCACGGCCACCTCCCAGtcgcagccagccagccagcaagcAACCGTTCTCTCTCTGCAGTCGGTCGCAGAAGCCAAgctagagagagggagggagagtgaTGAGGCCGGAGAGGGGTGCAGGCGGTGTCGCGGCGGAGctgatggcgggcggcggcgcgcggccgagcCCGTGGCGGACGCCGACGCCGTACCTCTTCCTGGGCTTCGCGCTCATGATGGGCCTCATCGTGGTGGCGCTGCTCGTGCTCATCTGCGCGCGCCAccaggcggcgcggcgcgaggccggcggcgaggagaagcCGGCGTCCGTGCGCGGGGTGCTCGTGCCGCTCGACCGGGAGGCGCCCGGGGTCGTCGTCATCATGGCCGGCGACGCCCTGCCGTCCTTCCTCGCCAGCGCCAAGCCGCTCGCCCCCTTCGccgccccccgcgccgccgacgccatgtAGCTGCGAGAACCACCCGCGCGGCCAACAGAGCGGCGACGCGGGGCCAATTTTGTCGAGAAatgttcttttcttctttttctctttgtTCTTTGGCTCGGAGTTCTTCCGTGGCGTGAGACGAGAGAGCGCccagtcgccgccggcggcggcggcggcggctttgaGTGGGATCTGTGAAACgaagtttggtttggtttggtttgttcCAGCAACGCAAAAGCTTCCAGCTTCAATGAAACGCGTGCGGCCTTTTTGTGTTGTTGGTTGCGTTCAGTAAGTTCAGCAGCTGGATCCCATTCGCCATCGAttatttggcccattttgcacgcAATTTGCTTCTCCAGCTGAGTGACTGAGTCATTGCGCACTGACCGGCGGCCAGGCAATGATCATCAAGGCGCGCGCGTGCACGAGGTTAGTTTGGGATCGTGGACGAAGGGCAATTTCTACATCTCGTGAGGGGCTCCGTGCGAAAGTTCTTGTGAAATCTGTCGTCATTCCATGCTTAAtttattactccctccttccccgtttataaggcatacacgtatatcaagattcaaaccttctcatctttgaccaataatttgactattaaatttttatttttataatgcaaatttcatatgattggattcataatcaaacatagtttacaatgattataagtttataatcaaaagtgatataatatatgataaataaatggtcaaagtattgtttagaagaccgtgtcatgttccaccatgccttataaacggggaaggagggagtaggcACTTTCTAATTTCAAAAATTTATTAGGCACTTGAGCCCCTTATGAGAAAACAAACGGCTTATTCCTCCAAAAGggagtaaaaagaaagaaaccaTCGCAAAAAAGAAGATTTAAAAGAGACAGTCACCTAGCTAGCCTAAAGCCAAAGCCGTGCAGCCGCGGACAAATCAACAGAGTCGCCCACCGTACGGCAACGGCATGAGAGGAAACCAGAGTGCAGGGCAGGGCCTCGCGACACGTACATTTGCGTAGAACTTGTGCACCTGGTTTTATACATATGCGTCGTGCTACTTTAGCAAAACaacgtttcaaaaaaaatatacttTAGCAAAACAAGGGGCCATCAACTTTAACTCGCAATTAGATTTCGTTtaagtgcaaaaaaaaaagcttttcAAATACTAAGTGCAAATAAAAGCAAGAAACTTTAATTTAATTCCCTACCCCACCTGTACGATCAAGTGCCTCCATTTGGATTGCTTTGTACTCCTGCTGTCCTGCATCGTCCTTTCATTTGTCTCCCTCcaaaagaaatattttaacCTACCACCACTTATCAGGTTGTATCTGTTGGTTCTCGCCGCACCTGCTGGTTTGCTGCTAAATTCGGTGGCTGAATGGCAGCTCAGAGGAGTCACACAAATTCATAAAGATTTCGTAGGGACCTAGGGAGGAAATGAGCTAATAAATAAAGATTTCGTAGGGACCTAGGGAGGAAATGAGCTAATAAAATGCTGCTCAAAATAAATATACTCCTCTGGAAGTTTCCTAACAAAACTTAACATCCCCACCTTTTTTGGTTAAAAAAATCACATTATGAAGCATGCATGCAAAATTTATTAATCGACCCTGTTAGCGCGATCCGAAATAATAAGTATGACGAGTTTTGAGTCATATACATATCTGTAAAAAATGACTGAATTCCAGCCAAACGCATTTGAAATCATGCGTC
Proteins encoded:
- the LOC120670612 gene encoding protein GLUTAMINE DUMPER 5-like, with the protein product MRPERGAGGVAAELMAGGGARPSPWRTPTPYLFLGFALMMGLIVVALLVLICARHQAARREAGGEEKPASVRGVLVPLDREAPGVVVIMAGDALPSFLASAKPLAPFAAPRAADAM